GCCAGCCGACAAACCTCGACACCGGTGGCGGCATCCGCCGTCGTTATCGCCTTCAGGCAGCAGGCAATCGCGTGCAGTTCGGGCAAGCGTTCCAGATCACCCTTATCCAGCTCGGACGTTACCTGGTTGTACATCTCCCACAGATTGTCCGAGGTTAGCTTGAAGATAATACTCTTAGCAATGGCCGGGAACAGTTTGTACTGTTGCGTCAAGTGATCGATCACCTGCACTTCTGCTTGGCTAGaaaccaaaaatttaaaatcaatcataAGTAAATTATGGGAACGTTACACACGATCATCAAATGCTTACTCCGGATTGATGTGACTCTGGCGTCGCACCGCCGAATAGCGTACCGCGATGGTTACCGCTTTGGAAAGGTAGGCCGCCATATCGCGACATATTACCACGCGCACGAACATCATCGTGCCGTAGGTGAGTGCTTGCGATGGGGGCTTCACGAACGTACCGTCCTCCAGCAGTTTGGCGTTCTTCATCAGCATGTTTTTGCGCGGTATGCGCACATGATCGAACCCAAGGAACCCATTGTTAACACCGTTCATGCCGAGCTTGTTGCCGATCTCACCGATCGTGATGCCTTTCAGTGGCATATGCGTTTCCTCATCTCGCAGCTGCACGATGAACGGTTGAATGCCGTGACAGTTTCCTTTGGAGTAAAGTTGCGCCATTACCACGCAATAGTTAGCCGTGTGTGCCACTGCAAGTGGAAGGAAGCATTAGTAAAAGAGTTGCCAACGAGAGTACGTTTGCAGCATACTTACATCCTCCCGGCCACCATTTGTACGCGGTTAGTGTAGGACTATGTAGTACGAACTCCTTCGTACGCTCATCATACGTGGCCGTCGTTTCCAACCCACGCAGGAACGTACCGTGGCCGAGTTCGGTTTGTGCGTACGTTCCAATAACTTCACAGTTCCAAGCCCGTCCGAACCATTCAGCTTGCTGTTCCGGTGTACCGTGGCCAAGGATTGCCGGCAGAAACATTACGTAGTGAACCGTTAGTGGGTTGCCCTGCTTCAGAATACCCGTACCAAGGAGTCCACCTAACAAGGCACTGCAAGAGGTAACCAATTTAACCATTGTATGCTTCTGGAGCGTTTGTGCATTACTTACGAGTAATTGTCCACACCGTCTTGTCCCATTTCCTGTAGTTTGCGTACCTTGCGGAACGCCACTGTAGCCTTGCGTACCGATTCCTCGTACAGCTCCTTGTGGGAAAGGAAATGCAGAGGCACTTTCTCCTGCAGCTCGGGATCATTCAGAAAGAAGTCCTCTGGTGGGGAAGgatgaataaaagaaaagaaattaaagctattgttttgttcatgTAAGAAAACAATTCCCCTTGACCGTATTGATAAGCGATTCTGTAAGCAATTATTCAACGGAGTGGTTTCGGTTCCCCTGCGTTACATCGGGGTTATGCCACGCGGAATCGATCCACTTTAAAGATTATCTTGTGTGGCACAACGCAATCTCTACTGCCAGAGAACGCACAATAATGATGACTTGCAGTAAGTAACAAGCAACAATACGCCGGGGGTCGGCGATTAGCGCAATTAAAGGTATCTTACTGAGGCAGATTTAGCCGCGTACGATAACGATTGAAGGCAAAATTGAACTTCAGCCCTTGACCGATTGGGAAGAGGTAGGAGGGACAAAAAAACCGTGTTACCGGAATTATGAAATGACCACCGTTCTTTAcggtttgagaaaaaaatgaatattagtTCAACCAAAAGGAATTTAAAAGTGCCACAATGCTTCATGGACCTTAACAGCTTATTAAGTACCTTAAGTACGTTTTGCGATGCTTAAAAGCTGGTTAGGGATAGCTGGACACTTTGTGGAGTATGTTTAATTGGTTGTGTTTTCaaatagataaataattttaatttagaaTTAGGATATTAACATGAAATGCGTCATTTATAATTGTCACTAGAATGGTTATCAACTGTATTACTCATTAATGCCCTGTACATGAACAAAGAAAGAAGCTTTTACAGAgcattttgagaaaaaaagcatttcgaGTCTTTGCAGCTTAATTGCGGATTTACTGATTAAATCTCGAGAGGGCAACAACAGGCTATAAGTCTCCCGCTTTTGCGCATGTAACaccttttaattaatttcccacTAGAACACGTCCATTTACACTTCATAGTGGACAAAGACAAGAGGAGTGCACCTTGCACTAGGTGCTTGCATCATCCTAGACCGGTTCGGAGATGCGtgaagcaaacacaaaacctaGAGCAACATTATGTCCAACTCCTCTATGCTGTATGGCGAAGCTGCAAAATTGCCCCCTTGTTCCACTTTCCGACGATGGCCTTCATAAAGGAAGCTAAAAACGTTGTGCCTCCCTCTCTTCGATTTCCTCTGCGGTTGGAAACTCCCCTTATCCCTCCCTCCCTTACCAGCTACTTACCACGGAATCGCTTCTCTTTCAGCTTTGTTTCGCCACCGACCCACCAGAGGGTAAACTCTTCATTGTTGAACGTACACTTGTCCCGCTCCGCCTGTAAGTCTTTGTTGATGGTTCCACCGTTCGAAGGCATTTTCGTGGCCTTTTTATGTTGCCGTTTTGTCGAATATTTAACTGTGGCGTAATGTGCACGTGCACGTACTTTCACCTTCACTTGCGTACGGGATTGTGTTGCCTTTGCGCAAAGGGCTCAAGTTTTGGGCTGACCGTGAGACGAGAGCAAAAGAAACGGATGGCCGAGTTCAGTGAATGCTATCGATGAACTGAAACTGCGCGCCACCAGACCGAGTGGGAACGTGTTCCGATGGGTGGTGTCTTGCGCCTTCCTTGCGATTAGAGCTTGCGCGCGGGTACGCAACGACGAGATAGCGTTGCCTTCTTCTTGTGTGTTGTCGCTTACGTTCGAATCATTAATTGACCTTTGAAACGTGGTAACTGTACCAACTGTGATGTCCTGCAATGTATCACGTCCTGCTTCCAGAACGCAAATtcatcatgaaaaaaaaacggccaaaACACCACGAGCCCGATGAGTGCGGAGcgcttatttttcttattccaCCCTTGCGTTCGATCGTAATCAATGGTTATCAGAATTTACCAACGGACACATTTATCGGCATTGGCAGAATGATTTCAGTGTAAAGGATACAGATAAGCACTTATCAAACACGGCGCAAGCTCTCCCGCGAACCGTACACCACGTCGGAACATTCACTACACCTAGCAGAAAACGAACTATCATCCTCCGGTGGGGCTTAGCCTATGGATGATGCTTACAGCTTTCTAAGCGCTTGTGCCTCACAAATACATCGGACGAGCATCCCACCTCCCAGCTTGGGGCCGTTAAGTAATGCGTAATCAGTTCGCAGCATTGCAGTTTTTTGCTTTACCTCCTTCCTGTTGTTTATTTACACATCTTTCCACCATCGTAGCCAAACGTCAAACCTATGTGGAGCACCGTTTATACCTGTACGCTGTGTACTCTAATTAGGATAGGAACACGTGATGAGCACCGCAATGAGAAACAGTTCTCCAATTTCATATTCTTTGGTCCCTCAAAACCTTTCTTTACTCCGGATGATGCACCCAACAGACAAACAATTCAATATcgatacattttcttttaattttgttgtttgcagtAGACGAAAAATGCGTTTCAGCTCTTATATGAGAAAAGCAATGGGGAAGCTACTACATATTGAAACGTAACATGTTTATTTCACCAAACTGAATAACAATTCCCGTAACcccaatataaaataataattcataGCACCAAAGGACACACTCATGCGGTGGAATCGCTTCTTACAAGCTCGAACGCATGAATGGTTTCAGATACAGATGAAATGATTTGTTAACCGGTTCCTGAAACGGGTATAGAAAGATTGATAGTTTCGGTACGGCACGATGAACTTAATGTAACTTTACTTTACTCACCTTATTAAGGGGacttttttgtgcttcttcaTAAAGCCGCTCGTAAACGTTCCCGTCGTAA
The DNA window shown above is from Anopheles funestus chromosome 3RL, idAnoFuneDA-416_04, whole genome shotgun sequence and carries:
- the LOC125767963 gene encoding probable peroxisomal acyl-coenzyme A oxidase 1, coding for MPSNGGTINKDLQAERDKCTFNNEEFTLWWVGGETKLKEKRFREDFFLNDPELQEKVPLHFLSHKELYEESVRKATVAFRKVRKLQEMGQDGVDNYSALLGGLLGTGILKQGNPLTVHYVMFLPAILGHGTPEQQAEWFGRAWNCEVIGTYAQTELGHGTFLRGLETTATYDERTKEFVLHSPTLTAYKWWPGGLAHTANYCVVMAQLYSKGNCHGIQPFIVQLRDEETHMPLKGITIGEIGNKLGMNGVNNGFLGFDHVRIPRKNMLMKNAKLLEDGTFVKPPSQALTYGTMMFVRVVICRDMAAYLSKAVTIAVRYSAVRRQSHINPDQAEVQVIDHLTQQYKLFPAIAKSIIFKLTSDNLWEMYNQVTSELDKGDLERLPELHAIACCLKAITTADAATGVEVCRLACGGHGYMTCSNFYGTYGMVTAACTYEGENTVLLLQTARYLMKAWQQALRGQELVPTVQYLGRFLSSKNRRVDWDDSIGGIIRALQTVAAGKLRLAAEHIDQRQKAGATLEEATNQTSIELARTADAHCRAFLVQSGYEMIEKGCETVSPEVAKVLRTIYHLYAYDEALKALGDLLRFTTISESDINRLQVKLEAALAELRPNAVGIVDSFDIPDDVLGSPLGAYDGNVYERLYEEAKKSPLNQEPVNQSFHMYLKPFMKSSL